The Desulfobacterales bacterium genome includes a region encoding these proteins:
- a CDS encoding DedA family protein, translating to MLDQLVQSVVQWYMSHINYGTIAFLMAVESSFIPFPSEIIIPPAAWKAAQGELNIYLVVLSGSAGALLGAVFNYYISFFLGRKLVYRLAGTRFMHAMLINADAIEKAEVYFVKYGKISTFIGRLVPAIRQLISIPAGLSRMRMRDFLIYTALGATLWNVILAVLGYFLYAQKNVLHQFYKEITYGCIVLGLAFLGYLVYHGLKKEKPDSIRR from the coding sequence ATGCTTGATCAGCTCGTTCAATCCGTTGTTCAGTGGTACATGAGCCATATCAATTACGGAACGATAGCTTTTTTAATGGCCGTTGAAAGCTCGTTTATTCCCTTTCCGTCGGAAATTATCATTCCTCCCGCGGCCTGGAAGGCGGCGCAGGGCGAGCTTAACATTTATCTCGTGGTGCTGAGCGGGTCCGCAGGCGCGCTTTTGGGCGCCGTGTTCAATTATTACATCAGTTTTTTCTTGGGAAGAAAGCTCGTATATCGACTGGCCGGTACCCGGTTCATGCATGCCATGCTGATTAATGCCGACGCCATTGAGAAAGCCGAGGTCTATTTTGTCAAATACGGGAAAATATCTACCTTTATCGGGCGTCTTGTTCCCGCAATCCGCCAACTGATTTCCATACCGGCCGGTTTGTCGAGAATGAGGATGCGGGACTTTTTAATCTATACGGCCCTCGGCGCGACCCTTTGGAATGTCATCCTGGCGGTTCTGGGCTATTTCCTATATGCACAAAAGAACGTATTGCATCAGTTTTATAAAGAAATAACATACGGATGTATCGTGTTGGGGCTCGCTTTTCTCGGATATCTTGTTTATCACGGCCTTAAGAAGGAGAAGCCCGATTCTATTCGGAGATGA
- a CDS encoding ATP-binding cassette domain-containing protein, whose translation METPLIEFQNVTKRFNGKTSLNRVNLKIYENQVTTIIGKSGTGKSVLLKHIAGLLFPDEGEILLEGKSIARMKKEGVWNRYRSHISFMFQGNALFDAMTVFENIALPLRRTTNLNKQKIAEKVQARLVQTELTDAAHKYPAELSGGMQKRVALARALVTDPKIILFDEPTTGQDLVRRNNILSMISQYKKKLGFTAVMISHDIPDVFFISDRIVLLWEGTVAFQGSYEESAGLNHPFMDEFRTSLDEFQNELEGESTKQIFQSRYAQSFGGDKN comes from the coding sequence ATGGAAACCCCGCTGATCGAATTCCAAAACGTGACAAAACGCTTTAACGGCAAGACGTCACTGAACCGGGTCAACCTTAAAATCTACGAAAACCAGGTAACCACCATTATCGGTAAAAGCGGTACCGGAAAGAGTGTGCTGCTTAAGCACATTGCGGGACTTTTGTTTCCGGATGAAGGCGAAATTCTTCTGGAAGGAAAATCCATTGCCAGGATGAAAAAAGAAGGTGTCTGGAACCGGTACCGCTCACACATCAGCTTCATGTTTCAGGGAAATGCGCTGTTTGACGCCATGACGGTGTTCGAAAATATCGCACTTCCCCTCAGACGAACAACAAATCTTAACAAACAAAAGATTGCGGAAAAAGTTCAGGCCCGGTTAGTACAAACCGAGCTTACCGATGCCGCGCATAAATATCCGGCCGAATTGTCCGGCGGCATGCAAAAACGGGTTGCCCTGGCCCGCGCGTTAGTGACGGACCCCAAGATAATCCTCTTTGATGAACCGACAACCGGCCAGGATCTCGTGCGTCGAAATAATATTTTAAGCATGATTTCCCAGTACAAAAAAAAGCTCGGTTTCACGGCCGTGATGATCAGTCATGATATTCCCGACGTTTTTTTCATTTCAGACCGCATCGTGCTTCTCTGGGAGGGAACGGTTGCCTTTCAGGGCAGTTATGAAGAAAGCGCCGGTCTCAATCATCCGTTTATGGATGAATTTAGAACCAGTCTGGATGAATTCCAAAACGAGTTGGAAGGGGAGTCAACCAAACAAATTTTTCAGTCTCGATATGCGCAAAGCTTTGGCGGGGATAAGAATTAA
- a CDS encoding mechanosensitive ion channel yields the protein MKNKRAGFFQANLFAAFFLLLSLSGVSLTGGSAVAEGDARTKSYAEFNQSVTETIAVERTSISQRKERADQLQASLEALKADINSYRLQLSAHGNLLLSPTFEIDPLEKAATLNRSSLDRVKKQIREIGQQLEALTRENVKNEEQLRLNNDQLAQFKAQRSSVPEATALINNIKELIRILTEKQKYLADLTDKSTKQKEALEEIEKGFTTLAGEFERQIQIRKKQLLFQRGDSPLRITQWLQLSAEIDQVRRKLTQISSIPFWQDELNEIWELEGLHLFTFTILFIIMMVVFIRIKRYARTLIDRPVYRNHPWRLLSFQVFTDSLPLLGITIFLSLFVSVRKVNTQSLIFPLLYLLIVLLFTRWCRNALSNIVKMPLSPIPKPYANRVKSLIGAVRLFAVIYALTDWMIEGTSFFLFILRAFLEVGLLLWGLSIRKQIEQHGDTDGNGVKTDKKPLRPALALPGYFIFGIGPLLELSGFGEFAWYWYRSWGNTVIVFLWGAILFLVLREWDQPFAVSDDQDDDVAAASAQPVRWIIFRLCWLLWAVLFVLALLFAWGARQQVLSGLLQALRYPIEVGQMQLSLMGFIYAFLLLFFTHLIVKTVRYILKKKFLIQSGFERGLQESITNITVYILWGLGILISLHAVGVNTASMAVVLGALGIGLGFGLQNIFNNFISGIILLFERPIQAGDDIEINGLWATVQKINVRATVVQTYDNAAIIIPNSEFISSQVTNWSFKDRRLRRKISIGVAYGSDTALVRRSLLEIAANTPKVLKRPAPDVVFSDFADSALIFILRFWTTVDQFLKTESDIRYEIDHLFKERNISIAFPQRDVHIYNMDAKQPVENTPVYKD from the coding sequence ATGAAAAATAAACGAGCCGGTTTTTTCCAGGCAAATCTTTTTGCGGCCTTTTTCCTTTTGCTGTCTCTTTCAGGAGTCAGCTTGACAGGGGGTTCCGCCGTCGCCGAAGGAGATGCGCGCACAAAATCATACGCCGAATTTAACCAATCCGTTACGGAAACGATCGCGGTCGAACGAACCAGCATCAGCCAGCGTAAAGAAAGGGCGGATCAACTTCAGGCCTCTTTGGAAGCCCTTAAAGCGGATATCAATTCATACCGGCTTCAGCTTTCCGCACACGGCAATCTCCTGCTATCGCCCACTTTTGAAATCGATCCGCTTGAAAAAGCCGCAACGCTGAATCGATCCTCACTTGACCGGGTGAAAAAACAAATAAGGGAAATCGGCCAGCAGCTCGAAGCGTTAACCCGGGAAAATGTCAAGAATGAAGAGCAGCTTCGTTTGAATAACGATCAATTGGCCCAATTTAAAGCCCAAAGATCGAGCGTCCCCGAAGCAACCGCACTGATTAATAATATTAAAGAATTGATTCGGATACTCACTGAAAAACAAAAGTACCTGGCTGATTTGACGGATAAGTCCACAAAGCAAAAAGAAGCCCTTGAAGAAATTGAAAAGGGGTTTACCACACTGGCCGGAGAATTTGAACGCCAAATACAAATCAGAAAAAAACAATTGCTGTTTCAACGGGGGGACTCGCCGCTGCGGATTACCCAATGGCTTCAGCTATCCGCTGAGATTGATCAAGTGCGAAGAAAACTGACTCAAATCTCGTCGATTCCCTTTTGGCAGGACGAGCTGAATGAAATTTGGGAGCTCGAGGGGTTGCATCTATTTACCTTTACGATCTTATTTATCATAATGATGGTTGTGTTTATCCGCATCAAGCGGTACGCACGAACCTTGATCGACCGGCCTGTTTATCGAAATCATCCATGGCGGCTTCTGAGCTTTCAGGTATTTACCGATTCACTCCCGCTGTTGGGCATTACCATTTTTCTGTCCCTCTTTGTGTCCGTTCGCAAGGTCAATACCCAATCGTTGATTTTTCCGCTCCTATATTTACTCATCGTTTTATTGTTCACCCGATGGTGCCGAAATGCGCTCTCCAACATCGTGAAAATGCCCCTCTCCCCTATTCCAAAGCCTTATGCCAATCGGGTGAAATCTCTCATTGGCGCGGTTCGTTTGTTTGCCGTTATCTATGCCCTGACGGACTGGATGATCGAGGGAACAAGTTTTTTTCTGTTCATACTCAGGGCGTTTCTTGAGGTCGGACTTCTCTTATGGGGATTATCCATTCGCAAGCAAATTGAACAACATGGCGACACCGACGGAAATGGGGTTAAGACCGATAAAAAACCGCTTCGCCCGGCGCTGGCATTGCCAGGCTATTTTATTTTCGGCATCGGACCCTTGCTGGAACTATCCGGCTTCGGCGAATTTGCATGGTATTGGTACCGCTCTTGGGGAAATACAGTTATCGTTTTTTTATGGGGTGCGATTCTCTTCCTGGTATTGCGAGAGTGGGATCAACCCTTTGCCGTCTCGGATGATCAGGACGACGATGTGGCCGCAGCAAGCGCGCAGCCGGTCCGCTGGATCATTTTCAGACTCTGCTGGTTGCTCTGGGCGGTTTTATTTGTTTTGGCACTATTATTTGCCTGGGGCGCCCGGCAGCAGGTGCTGAGCGGATTGCTTCAGGCCCTTAGATACCCCATTGAAGTCGGGCAGATGCAACTCAGTCTGATGGGGTTCATCTATGCCTTTCTGTTACTGTTTTTTACCCATCTGATCGTGAAAACCGTTCGATATATATTAAAAAAGAAGTTTTTAATCCAAAGTGGGTTTGAACGCGGTCTTCAGGAATCAATCACCAACATCACCGTTTACATTCTTTGGGGACTTGGCATACTGATCTCGCTTCACGCCGTGGGGGTCAATACAGCCTCCATGGCGGTCGTGCTAGGCGCCTTGGGCATTGGGCTCGGATTCGGGTTGCAAAATATTTTCAACAACTTTATTAGCGGCATTATTCTGTTGTTTGAACGCCCCATTCAGGCCGGCGATGACATTGAAATTAACGGCTTGTGGGCCACGGTACAGAAAATAAACGTCCGGGCCACCGTGGTGCAGACCTATGATAACGCCGCTATTATCATCCCCAATTCCGAATTTATCAGCAGCCAGGTCACCAACTGGAGTTTCAAGGACCGCCGGCTGCGCCGGAAAATCTCAATAGGGGTTGCTTATGGATCGGATACGGCGCTTGTGAGACGATCGCTGCTTGAAATTGCGGCAAACACGCCAAAGGTGCTAAAACGCCCCGCGCCGGATGTGGTGTTTTCAGACTTCGCGGACAGTGCCCTTATCTTTATTCTGCGTTTTTGGACCACTGTGGACCAGTTTCTCAAAACAGAATCCGATATCCGCTACGAAATTGACCACTTGTTCAAAGAAAGAAATATCAGCATTGCTTTTCCGCAACGGGATGTCCACATCTATAATATGGACGCCAAACAACCGGTAGAGAATACCCCCGTCTATAAAGACTAA
- the mlaD gene encoding outer membrane lipid asymmetry maintenance protein MlaD, with protein sequence MKKFAMETVVGIFAVAGILCVGYMTVKLGKLPFFAEKGYYLFARFTSVTGLRMGSPVEIHGIEVGTVEHLAIDQERDMALVRLRIRQDVKVFDDASAAIKTAGLIGDKYVQIEPGGGGDPLKADGWITETSSPLDVEALIGKFAFGSITKDDETNETEK encoded by the coding sequence ATGAAAAAATTTGCAATGGAAACTGTCGTCGGCATTTTCGCCGTCGCCGGTATCCTGTGTGTGGGATACATGACGGTTAAACTCGGCAAGCTTCCCTTTTTTGCGGAAAAAGGCTATTATTTATTCGCCAGATTTACCTCGGTGACCGGTCTAAGAATGGGAAGCCCCGTGGAAATTCACGGCATTGAAGTCGGCACAGTGGAGCACCTGGCCATTGACCAGGAAAGAGATATGGCACTGGTCCGATTACGAATTCGTCAGGATGTGAAAGTATTTGACGATGCCAGCGCGGCCATCAAAACCGCCGGCCTCATCGGCGATAAATATGTTCAAATTGAGCCGGGCGGCGGGGGGGACCCGTTGAAAGCCGATGGCTGGATTACGGAAACATCCTCACCGCTCGACGTTGAGGCCCTCATCGGCAAATTCGCCTTCGGCAGCATCACAAAAGATGACGAAACAAATGAAACCGAGAAATGA
- a CDS encoding glycogen/starch synthase — translation MKTVSKNPRVLVVTPEVTYLPDRMGNLANCLTAKAGGLADVSAALINALFEQGVDVHIALPDYRTLFRDKLAPFLRRERRQIRRAMPDDRVHLAEDRAFYYLNRVYGGGGIENAKLSLAFQREVMNNIIPRVEPDLIHCNDWMTGLIPAMARRLGIPCLFTIHNIHTFKMTLAQVEDRGIDAGDFWQHLFFDRVPRNYEESRENNPVDFLVSGVFASHFVNVVSPTFLQEVIEGRHGFVSGALRAEMANKFYNGCAAGILNAPDPSYNPLEDPYLVMPYGPKNHKAGKRKNKRSLQKMLGLREDINAPLLFWPSRLDPAQKGCQLLAEIFYGLISHYWEMDLQVVFIADGEYQEVFRNIVRRHQFEERVAICDFAEHLEHVAYAAADFILMPSLFEPCGLPQMIAPLYGALPITHDTGGIHDTIRDLDVYNNTGNGFVFKHHNAQGLWWAIGQAMRYYQLPSKLKQQQLSRIMRQSGDTFTHAVTASQYIDLYEKMLQRPLVVNQGMK, via the coding sequence GTGAAAACAGTCAGTAAAAATCCGCGTGTGCTGGTCGTGACGCCGGAAGTGACCTATTTGCCGGACCGAATGGGAAACCTGGCAAATTGCCTGACGGCCAAAGCCGGCGGGCTGGCGGATGTCTCGGCGGCACTGATTAATGCGCTGTTTGAGCAAGGGGTGGATGTGCATATTGCACTGCCCGATTATCGTACGTTGTTTAGAGACAAGCTTGCTCCGTTTTTGCGGCGGGAACGACGCCAGATTCGGCGTGCGATGCCCGATGATCGCGTGCACCTGGCTGAAGACCGCGCGTTTTATTATCTGAACCGCGTTTACGGTGGCGGTGGCATTGAAAATGCCAAATTATCGCTAGCGTTTCAACGCGAGGTCATGAACAATATTATTCCGCGGGTGGAGCCCGATCTGATTCATTGCAACGACTGGATGACCGGCCTGATTCCCGCCATGGCCCGCCGCTTGGGGATTCCGTGCCTCTTTACCATCCATAATATTCACACCTTTAAAATGACGCTTGCACAGGTAGAAGACCGGGGAATCGATGCCGGTGATTTCTGGCAGCATTTATTTTTCGACCGGGTGCCCCGAAACTATGAGGAGTCTCGCGAAAACAACCCGGTTGATTTTCTCGTGAGTGGCGTATTTGCTTCCCATTTCGTGAATGTTGTCAGCCCCACGTTCTTACAAGAGGTGATTGAAGGCCGACATGGTTTTGTCTCGGGTGCTTTGCGGGCGGAAATGGCAAATAAGTTTTATAACGGGTGCGCCGCGGGAATTTTAAATGCGCCGGATCCTTCTTATAACCCACTGGAGGACCCCTACCTGGTCATGCCATACGGCCCGAAAAACCATAAAGCCGGCAAGCGAAAAAACAAACGGTCCCTCCAGAAAATGCTGGGGTTGAGAGAGGATATCAACGCGCCGTTGCTGTTCTGGCCGTCCCGGCTGGATCCCGCTCAAAAGGGATGCCAGCTCTTGGCGGAAATATTTTACGGCCTTATTTCACATTACTGGGAAATGGACCTGCAGGTCGTGTTTATCGCGGACGGGGAGTATCAGGAGGTGTTTCGAAATATCGTCAGGCGTCATCAATTTGAAGAAAGGGTCGCCATTTGCGATTTTGCAGAGCATTTGGAACATGTTGCCTATGCAGCTGCGGACTTTATCCTGATGCCGTCCCTGTTTGAGCCTTGCGGGTTGCCGCAGATGATCGCGCCCCTCTACGGCGCCCTGCCGATCACCCATGATACCGGTGGCATTCACGACACCATTCGCGATCTTGATGTCTACAATAACACGGGAAACGGATTTGTCTTTAAACATCATAACGCTCAGGGTCTTTGGTGGGCCATCGGTCAGGCGATGCGGTATTATCAGTTGCCGTCGAAACTCAAGCAACAACAGCTATCCAGAATTATGAGACAGAGCGGCGATACATTTACGCATGCGGTCACGGCAAGTCAGTATATTGACCTCTACGAAAAGATGCTGCAACGGCCGCTTGTTGTGAATCAAGGGATGAAGTAA
- a CDS encoding ABC transporter permease produces the protein MNDLKKNFLIGFFDIIGEKILDTINHLGAAVIFFFLAFIRIFRRKQLREIIRQVYFIGATSSSIVLVVGLFTGMVLGLQLFYTLIKFGSEGMVGAAISLSLIRELGPVLTAIMITARAGSAMTAEIGIQRITEQIDALYTMRIDPTAYLVSPRIAAAIISFPLLTAFFDLIGILGGWATSVLLLGVNEGAYFYRIQTAVEMIDIRGGFIKSLVFALIVSTICCYQGFFTHYRTESHGAKSVSASTTSAVVLSCVLILISDYIVTSFIM, from the coding sequence ATGAACGATTTAAAGAAAAACTTCCTGATCGGCTTTTTTGATATCATCGGGGAAAAAATTTTGGATACCATCAACCATCTCGGGGCTGCGGTTATTTTCTTTTTCTTGGCCTTTATTCGAATATTCCGCCGCAAACAGCTACGCGAAATCATTCGGCAGGTATATTTCATCGGCGCCACATCTTCGAGCATTGTACTGGTGGTCGGCCTTTTTACTGGTATGGTGCTGGGGCTTCAACTTTTTTATACACTGATTAAATTCGGCTCCGAGGGCATGGTCGGCGCGGCGATCTCTCTTTCCCTCATCCGGGAACTCGGTCCCGTTCTGACCGCCATCATGATTACCGCGCGGGCGGGATCAGCCATGACGGCGGAAATCGGCATTCAGCGAATAACGGAACAAATCGATGCCCTTTACACCATGCGAATCGATCCGACCGCGTATCTGGTCAGCCCCCGAATAGCGGCGGCCATCATCAGTTTTCCTCTCCTAACCGCCTTTTTCGATCTCATCGGCATACTGGGAGGCTGGGCAACGAGCGTGTTGTTGCTGGGCGTGAATGAAGGCGCCTATTTTTATCGAATTCAAACCGCTGTGGAAATGATAGACATTCGGGGCGGGTTCATCAAATCCCTTGTATTTGCGCTCATCGTCTCGACCATCTGCTGCTATCAGGGGTTTTTTACCCATTATCGGACCGAAAGCCACGGCGCCAAGAGCGTCAGTGCGTCCACCACCTCGGCCGTGGTACTTTCGTGCGTCCTGATTTTAATTTCCGACTATATCGTCACTTCGTTTATCATGTAA
- a CDS encoding hydroxymethylglutaryl-CoA lyase, which yields MENMDIKAFGYLAGELPDRVQLIEVGPRDGFQQETKMIPTPLKVKLIKAIADAGVRQIQVTSFVNPSRVPQMADAELLIKSLPERPNVIFNALVLNSRGLMRALGAGVKSVEISVSASDTHSIKNTGMSRDQALSDARRMIESAKKSGCHVRAGIQCAFGCVYEGQIPQSLIAEIASGYLAQGIDMLAIADTTGMASPPLVASLLEKLSPLCAGVPLILHLHDKKGMGFHNMVAGMAAGVGHFDTGLGGLGGCPAIPDAVGNIDTIQAAHLLRRMNIETGIDISALERCAEEIRSFLKK from the coding sequence ATGGAAAATATGGATATTAAGGCGTTTGGCTATTTGGCCGGGGAGCTTCCTGATCGGGTGCAACTGATCGAAGTCGGGCCTCGGGACGGGTTTCAACAGGAAACAAAAATGATTCCGACCCCCTTGAAGGTGAAATTGATTAAGGCGATTGCCGATGCGGGAGTACGTCAGATTCAGGTGACCTCTTTTGTGAATCCCTCTCGGGTTCCGCAGATGGCGGATGCCGAATTATTGATCAAATCATTGCCAGAGCGTCCAAATGTAATTTTCAATGCGCTGGTTCTCAACTCGCGCGGGCTGATGCGCGCGCTTGGCGCCGGGGTCAAATCGGTTGAAATATCTGTATCCGCCAGTGATACTCACAGCATTAAAAACACCGGTATGTCGCGCGATCAGGCCTTGTCCGATGCGCGGAGGATGATTGAATCGGCCAAGAAAAGCGGCTGTCATGTGCGGGCGGGAATTCAATGTGCGTTTGGTTGCGTGTATGAAGGACAGATCCCTCAATCGCTTATTGCTGAAATCGCGAGCGGTTATCTTGCTCAGGGTATCGACATGCTGGCGATTGCTGATACGACCGGCATGGCAAGCCCTCCCCTGGTTGCGAGTCTGCTGGAGAAATTATCGCCCTTATGCGCCGGGGTGCCCCTCATTTTGCATCTTCATGATAAGAAAGGAATGGGTTTTCACAACATGGTGGCCGGCATGGCCGCCGGTGTGGGGCATTTTGATACCGGGCTGGGGGGGCTTGGCGGGTGTCCCGCCATACCGGACGCCGTCGGAAATATTGATACGATTCAGGCGGCCCACCTTTTACGGCGAATGAACATAGAAACAGGCATCGACATTTCCGCCCTGGAAAGGTGTGCCGAAGAAATTCGCTCGTTTTTAAAAAAATAG
- a CDS encoding DUF2062 domain-containing protein: MVKRVRKLYERFIQIRGNPKEIALGFALGLFIGFSPTMGLQIALAVFFASIFKWNKYAAAIAVWITNPLTAPFIYSFTYVIGAKLIGTGNSLNLAGNFDWNMLLQLIEKSPAIFISLFVGGVVVGLPIALFGYYLSFNAVERYQKNLKEKLRLQKEKLKLKVLKKKLVEQTKPPVSHKKKHLLSKLHPPVTPYVKTINLSNEINSDRAANR; this comes from the coding sequence ATGGTCAAGCGCGTCAGAAAGTTATACGAACGATTTATTCAAATCAGGGGAAATCCTAAAGAAATCGCACTTGGATTTGCCTTGGGGTTGTTCATCGGCTTCAGCCCGACCATGGGGCTGCAAATAGCCCTGGCCGTTTTTTTCGCTTCTATTTTCAAATGGAATAAATACGCTGCCGCCATTGCCGTATGGATAACAAACCCGCTTACCGCGCCCTTCATCTACAGCTTTACCTATGTTATCGGCGCCAAGCTAATCGGGACGGGCAATTCGCTAAACCTTGCGGGCAATTTCGATTGGAATATGTTATTGCAGCTGATTGAAAAATCTCCCGCCATTTTTATTTCCCTATTCGTCGGCGGTGTCGTGGTGGGACTGCCCATCGCCCTTTTCGGTTATTATCTCTCATTTAACGCGGTTGAAAGGTACCAGAAAAACCTGAAAGAGAAATTAAGGCTTCAAAAGGAAAAATTAAAACTTAAGGTTCTAAAAAAAAAGCTCGTTGAACAAACAAAGCCTCCGGTTAGCCACAAAAAGAAACACCTACTGTCAAAATTGCATCCGCCTGTGACGCCGTATGTAAAAACCATTAACCTGTCAAATGAGATAAATTCGGACCGGGCCGCCAATCGATAA
- a CDS encoding TetR/AcrR family transcriptional regulator, with amino-acid sequence MNKTGGNDNRGISTQIKNPDLIRKRRKQIIDAVVPLFIEKGFHKTTTRQIALAAGFSIGTLYEYVACKEDVLYLVCEDIHDKVAEGIGHVLSSHKEGREALSAIIREYFTVCHRMSDVILLMYQETHALPSQWIEKVLTNELRITGIIQEALHRIFPSSETGRLNTAGLNLIAHNITVLGHMWVFRRWALSRVFSIGEYIELQTKLIFPETIGSQTE; translated from the coding sequence ATGAATAAAACCGGGGGCAACGATAATCGGGGGATTTCTACACAAATTAAAAATCCCGATCTGATCAGAAAAAGAAGAAAACAGATCATTGATGCCGTAGTGCCCCTTTTTATTGAAAAAGGATTTCACAAAACCACGACCCGCCAGATTGCGCTGGCCGCAGGCTTTTCCATCGGCACCCTCTACGAATATGTGGCATGCAAGGAGGACGTTCTCTACTTGGTATGCGAGGATATTCATGATAAAGTCGCCGAGGGAATCGGCCATGTCTTGTCGAGTCACAAAGAGGGCCGGGAAGCGCTGTCGGCAATTATTCGCGAATATTTCACGGTCTGCCACCGTATGAGCGACGTGATCTTGCTCATGTACCAGGAAACCCATGCCCTGCCCTCTCAGTGGATTGAAAAGGTGCTGACCAACGAGCTGAGAATCACGGGAATTATTCAAGAGGCGTTGCACCGTATTTTTCCCTCCAGCGAAACGGGTCGCCTGAATACTGCCGGGCTGAACCTGATCGCTCATAACATCACTGTGCTGGGGCACATGTGGGTTTTCCGTCGATGGGCCTTATCGCGTGTGTTTTCCATTGGGGAATATATTGAACTCCAGACAAAACTAATTTTTCCAGAAACAATAGGCAGTCAAACCGAATGA
- a CDS encoding DUF45 domain-containing protein: MTSKRITIDDIGEITLEHSRRAKHIRLSIRPFRGIRVAVPYGVSFRRAEEVTLSHANWLKKHLKKIDRIEQTAVALQKLDPIDQKDAAEKLVKRLNALSETHGFSFNKVFVKNQKTLWGSCSGKNNINLNSYLARLPEHLIDYTLLHELVHTRVKHHGPSFWNELEKIVVDAKKLDKELRQYRLIPERGENVAALSYEK, translated from the coding sequence ATGACCTCGAAACGAATCACCATCGACGATATCGGCGAAATTACACTGGAGCACAGCCGACGCGCCAAGCATATACGGCTTTCCATTCGACCGTTCAGGGGTATTCGGGTGGCCGTGCCTTATGGGGTCTCATTCCGCAGGGCCGAGGAAGTAACCCTATCGCACGCCAACTGGTTGAAAAAACATTTAAAAAAAATCGACCGAATTGAACAGACGGCCGTTGCGCTGCAAAAGTTAGACCCCATCGATCAAAAGGATGCCGCGGAGAAACTGGTCAAACGGCTCAATGCGCTGTCTGAAACACACGGTTTTTCGTTTAACAAAGTTTTCGTGAAAAATCAGAAAACCCTTTGGGGATCTTGCTCCGGGAAAAACAACATCAACCTGAATTCATACTTGGCAAGACTGCCTGAACATCTGATTGATTACACCCTTCTTCATGAACTGGTCCACACCCGTGTTAAACACCATGGGCCTTCGTTCTGGAATGAGCTGGAAAAAATCGTGGTGGATGCGAAAAAATTGGATAAAGAACTGCGACAATATAGACTGATACCGGAAAGAGGCGAAAACGTTGCCGCATTATCATATGAAAAATAA
- a CDS encoding ABC transporter substrate-binding protein — protein MKKRLIIALLLVSLTTPFAAYANTPMETLQAYVARVLSVLRDPALKDEAGKKIKTDKIQLLAEELFDFPELSRRTLGQSWKRFTPTQQTEFIALYKTLLQKTYAEKIVSYDKEEIAFGKERPLSEKTSEVETSVATQTTPIAINYRLIHKKGKWAVYDVIIEGVSLINNYRSQFREILANNSPEGLLDVMRKKVS, from the coding sequence ATGAAAAAACGACTTATCATTGCATTGCTTTTGGTTTCCCTGACAACTCCGTTTGCGGCTTATGCAAATACGCCGATGGAAACGCTTCAGGCCTATGTGGCGCGAGTGCTTTCCGTTCTGCGGGACCCCGCGCTGAAAGACGAGGCCGGTAAAAAAATCAAGACGGATAAAATTCAGCTACTTGCTGAAGAGCTGTTCGATTTTCCGGAACTTTCCAGAAGAACATTGGGGCAAAGCTGGAAGCGATTTACGCCGACACAGCAGACCGAATTCATAGCGCTGTATAAAACGCTACTTCAAAAAACGTACGCTGAAAAAATCGTATCCTATGATAAGGAAGAGATCGCATTCGGGAAAGAACGCCCCCTGTCGGAAAAAACTTCCGAGGTAGAGACCAGCGTCGCAACCCAAACCACACCGATAGCCATCAATTACCGGCTTATTCACAAGAAGGGAAAATGGGCCGTCTACGATGTCATTATCGAGGGGGTCAGCCTGATCAACAACTACCGTTCGCAGTTCAGGGAGATTCTCGCGAACAACTCCCCGGAGGGGTTGCTGGACGTTATGAGAAAAAAGGTGAGCTGA